In Manis pentadactyla isolate mManPen7 chromosome 8, mManPen7.hap1, whole genome shotgun sequence, the following are encoded in one genomic region:
- the PLAU gene encoding urokinase-type plasminogen activator, translating to MRNLLMCLLFCAAVVNDSKGSNELHGVSGASNCGCLNGGTCVSYKYFSNIRRCNCPKKFQGEHCEIDTSKTCFQGNGHSYRGKANTDIMGRPCLAWNSAAILLKTYHAHRPDALHLGLGKHNYCRNPDNRKRPWCYVQVGFKQQIEECMVHDCSFGKNPLSPPEKTEFQCGQKALRPRFKIIGGETTTIENQPWFAAIYRKHRGGSVTYVCGGSLISPCWVVSATHCFINYQKKEDYVVYLGRSKLNSVTPGEMKFEVEKLILHENYSADTLAHHNDIALLKIKSTQGQCAQPSRSIQTICLPPAYDDARFGTSCEITGFGKENSTDYFYPEQLKMTVVRLVSHQECQQPHYYGSEVTTKMLCAADPQWETDSCQGDSGGPLVCSTQGRLTLTGIVSWGRGCAMKDKPGVYTRVSRFLRWIRIHTAEANGLAL from the exons ATGAGAAACCTGCTGATGTGCCTGCTCTTCTGTGCCGCTGTCGTGAACGACTCTAAA GGCAGCAATGAACTTCATGGAGTGTCTGGTGCAT CAAACTGTGGCTGTCTGAATGGAGGAACATGTGTGTCATACAAGTACTTCTCCAACATTCGGCGATGCAACTGCCCAAAGAAATTCCAAGGGGAACACTGTGAGATAG ATACATCAAAAACCTGCTTTCAGGGGAATGGACACTCTTACCGAGGGAAGGCCAACACTGACATCATGGGCCGGCCCTGCCTGgcctggaactctgctgccatCCTTCTGAAAACATACCATGCCCACAGACCTGATGCTCTTCACCTGGGCCTGGGGAAACACAATTATTGCAG AAACCCCGACAACCGGAAGCGGCCCTGGTGCTATGTGCAGGTTGGCTTCAAGCAGCAAATAGAAGAGTGCATGGTGCATGACTGCTCTTTTG GAAAAAATCCCTTATCTCCTCCAGAAAAAACAGAGTTTCAATGTGGCCAGAAGGCTCTGAGGCCCCGCTTTAAGATCATTGGCGGGGAAACCACCACCATTGAGAACCAGCCCTGGTTTGCAGCCATCTACAGGAAGCACCGTGGAGGCTCTGTCACCTACGTGTGCGGTGGCAGCCTCATCAGTCCTTGCTGGGTGGTCAGCGCCACGCACTGCTTCAT TAATTACCAAAAGAAGGAGGACTACGTAGTCTACCTGGGTCGATCAAAGCTTAACTCCGTCACACCTGGGGAGATGAAGTTCGAGGTGGAAAAGCTCATTTTGCATGAGAACTATAGTGCTGACACACTCGCTCACCACAATGATATTG CCTTGCTGAAGATCAAGTCCACCCAGGGCCAGTGTGCACAGCCATCCCGGTCCATACAGACCATCTGCCTTCCCCCAGCATATGATGATGCCCGTTTTGGCACAAGCTGTGAGATCACTGGCTTTGGAAAAGAGAATTCCA CTGATTATTTCTACCCAGAGCAGCTGAAAATGACTGTTGTGAGATTGGTCTCCCACCAGGAATGTCAGCAGCCCCACTACTATGGCTCTGAAGTCACCACCAAAATGCTGTGTGCTGCTGACCCACAGTGGGAAACGGATTCCTGCCAG GGAGATTCTGGGGGGCCCCTAGTCTGCTCTACACAAGGCCGCCTGACTCTGACTGGGATTGTGAGCTGGGGCCGTGGATGTGCCATGAAGGACAAGCCAGGCGTCTACACAAGGGTCTCACGCTTCCTGCGCTGGATCCGAATTCACACTGCCGAAGCGAATGGCCTAGCCCTCTGA